From the genome of Longispora fulva:
CAGCGCGGCGAGCGGGACGTGACCCTCAAGGACGTCCTGATCATCGGGTTCATGCAGTGCCTCGCCCTGGTGCCCGGGGTGTCGCGGTCGGGGGCCACGATCTCCGGCGGCCTGCTGCGCGACCTCGACCGGGTCACCGCCACCCGGCTGTCGTTCTTCCTGGGCATCCCGGCCCTGACCGCCGCCGGCCTGTACGAGCTCAAGGACGCCCTGCACGGCAGCATCGGCGTGCTGCCGCTGGTGATCGGCACCGTGGTCAGCTTCGTCGTCGGGTACGCCTCGATCGCCTGGCTGCTCAAGTTCGTCGCCAAGCACTCGATCACCACCTTCGTCGGGTACCGGGTGCTGCTCGGCCTGGGCATCATCGGCCTGCTGGTCGCCGGCACGATCTCGGCGACCTGACGTCTGGTTTGTCGCTTGTGAGGAATGGCGGAAAACACTCCCGCCCCCGACTGACCCCGGACCACACTGGTCCGGGGTCAGTGTGTCTGGCGCGCGGTCCCGGTCGCGCCGATCGCTGTGCTGTCGGGCGCGGGTGTGACATGGCGAGGGCGTGACGATCGTCCGCCGCCACGTCCGCCCGCGTTAGAATTCCGATTCGTGCCCACAGTCCTGCTTCTCCGCCACGGGCGGAGCACCGCCAACACCGCTGGCATCCTCGCGGGTGACCTGCCGGTGCCCCTCGACGAGCTCGGGGAGCGCCAGGTGGCCGCGGTCGCCGCCCGGCTGGCGGCCCTGCCCCTCGCCGCGATCGTGACGAGCCCCGTCCGGCGCTGCCGGCAGACGGCCGAGGCGGTGCTCGCCGCGCGCGACGCCGACGGGGACAAGCCGCTGATCGACGCCCGCTTCGCCGAGGCGGGCTACGGCGACTGGACCGGCCGGCCGATCGGCGAGCTGACCGACGACCCGATGTGGCGGGTGGTGCAGCGGCACCCGAGTGCCGCGGTGTTCCCCGGCGGGGAGGCCATGGCCGCGATGGCCGCCCGGTGCGTGGCCGGCGTCCGGGACTGGGACGCGAAGATCGCCGCCGAGCACGGCCCCGACGCGCTGTGGGTCGCCTGCAGCCACGCCGACGTGATCAAGGCCGTCACGGCCGACGCGCTGGGGCTGCACCTCGACCAGTTCCAGCGGATCGTGGTCGAGCCGGCGTCGCTGACCGTCATCCGGTACACGGAGACCCGGCCGTTTCTGCTGAGGGTGAACGACGTGGGGGGCGACCTGTCCGGATTGGTGCCGACTGACCCGGTCGAGGCGACGAACTCCGACGCCGTCGTCGGCGGAGGCGCGGGTAGGGTCACTACATGAGCGAGGTGACGTCGTGACCCACCAGGTGTATGCCTTCGAGCCCCCGGACCGGTTCGTCGCCGGCACGGTCGGGGTCCCCGGCGACCGCACGTTCTTCCTGCAGGCCCGCGGCGGCGGCCGGCTCGTCAGCGTCGCGCTGGAGAAGATGCAGGTCTCCCTCCTCGCCGACAAGCTGGAGGAGCTGCTCGACGAGGTGCGGCTGCGGTTCGGCGTGGAGGCCCCGGCGGGCCAGCCCACCGACAACGGCCCGCTGGACACCCCGGTGGACGAGGAGTTCCGGGTCGGCACGCTCGGCCTGGCCTGGGACACCGACTCGACCACAGTGGTCATCGAGGCCGTCGAGGCCAGCGAGGCCGAACCGGAGGAGCCCGAGGAGGGCGAGCCCGACGCGACCCTGGACCGGCTGCGGGTCCGGATCAGCCCGGCCGCCACCCGGCAGTTCATCGACCGGGCCCGCCGGCTCGTCGCCGCCGGCCGGCCGCCGTGCCCGCTGTGCGGCCAGCCGCTGGACCCGGCGGGGCACCTGTGCCCCCGGCACAACGGCTACCACCGCACGTCGTGAACCTCGACCTGGACGCGGCCCTCGAGCTGCTCACCCACGGGGAGCTCGAGCTGGAGGGCCGGCTCGTCGACGCCTCCAACGCCACCCTGCGCGCGTTCGTCACGCACGCCGGGGTGACCGCGCGGTGCGTGTACAAGCCGGTGAAGGGCGAGCGGCCGCTGTGGGACTTCCCCGACGGCACCCTGGCCGGCCGGGAGGTCGCCGCGTATCTGGTCAGCGAGGCCACCGGGTGGGGGAGCGTGCCGCCCACGGTGCTGCGCGACGGGCCGTACGGGCCGGGGTCGTGCCAGCTGTGGATCGAGGCCGTCGAGCCGCCCCTGGTCGACTTCGCCCCCGAGCTGCCCGCCGGCTGGCACGCGATCGCCTCCGCCGAGGGCGGTCTGCTCGGGCACGCCGACGACCCGGGGCTGGCCCGGATCGCCGCCTACGACGGCATCGTCAACAACGCCGACCGCAAGGGCGGCCACCTGCTCCGCGACGCCGACCAGCATGTCTACGGCATCGACCACGGGGTCTGTTTCCACACCGAGGACAAGTTGCGCACCGTGCTGTGGGGCTGGGCCGGCGAGCCGCTGCCCACCGAGATCACCGGGGTCCTGGGGCACCTGAAGGTCGCCCTCGACCGGGAGCTGGGGTCGGCGCTCGCCGCGCACCTGACCCGGTCGGAGGTCGACGCCGTCGGGTCGCGGATCGACCGGATGCTGGGGGCGGGGAAGTACCCGGAACCCAGCGACCGCTGGCCGCCCCTGCCCTGGCCGGCCCTGTAGCGGCGCCGGCCCCGGCCTCACCCACGCGGCCCTGGCTCGGGCCCCGCGACCGGCCCGCGCCGCCCCGTTGGGCGTTACAGCCCGCGCTGTGATCCACCCGACCTCCCCGGCCCGTCGGCTGACCACCGCGAACTGATCTCCGCTGGATAGGCTTGCGGGATGGAATCCTGGTTGGCACCCTCCCTGCCCACGCTTCCCGGCTCGGGCCGCCCCGTCGCGCTGTACGACTCGTCGACGGGCGCCGTACGTCCCACCTCCCCGACCGGGGTGGCGAAGATGTACGTGTGCGGCATCACCCCGTACGACGCCGCGCACCTCGGCCACGCCGCCACCATGATCAGCTTCGACCTGATCAACCGGCTGTGGCGCGACGCCGGCCACGAGGTCAGCTACGTGTCGAACGTGACCGACATCGACGATCCCCTCCTGGAGCGGGCCACCCGCGACAAGCAGGACTGGATCGTGCTCGGCATGCTCGAGACCGCCCTGTTCCGCGAGGACATGGAGGCGCTGCGGATCCTCCCGCCCGACCACTACGTCGGCGCGGTCGAGTCGATCCCCGAGATCGTCACCCACATCGAGCGCCTGGTCGCCTCCGGGGCCGGGTACCGGCTCGAGGACGGCACCGGTGACGTCTACTTCGACATCAGCAAGGCCCCGGCCTTCGGCTACGAGTCCCGGCTGGACCGCGAGGCCATGCTGGGCTTCTTCGCCGAGCGCGGCGGCGACCCGGACCGGGCCGGCAAGCGCGACCCGCTCGACGCGCTGCTGTGGCGCGGGGCCCGCGACGGCGAGCCGTCCTGGGACGGGCACACCCTCGGCGCCGGCCGCCCCGGCTGGCACATCGAGTGCGCCGTGATCGCCCTCGGCCTGCTCGGCGAGCGGATCGACGTGCAGGGCGGCGGCAACGACCTGCTCTTCCCGCACCACGAGATGTCGTCAGCGCACGCGGAGTGTCTGACCGGCGCGCACCCGTTCGCCGGGCACTACACGCACGCGGGCATGATCGGCCTCGACGGCGAGAAGATGAGCAAGAGCAAGGGCAACCTGGTGTTCGTGTCCAAGCTGCGCGGGACCGGCGTCGACCCGATGGCGATCCGGCTGGCGCTGCTGGCCGACCACTACCGCACCGACCGGCAGTGGACGGACGAGGTCGGCAAGACCGGCCAGCTCCGGCTCGACCGGTGGCGTGAGGCGGCGGCCCGCCCGGTGGCGCTGTCGGGTCAGGCCCTGCTCGCCACGCTCCGCGACCGGCTGACCGATGACCTGGACACCCCGGGCGCCCTCGCCGCCGTCGACGCGTGGGCGGAGGCGACCCTGGCGGGCGAGGGCAGCGACTCTGCTGCTCCGGCGCTGGTCAAGGCCGCCGTGGACACGCTGCTCGGCATCGAACTCTAGGGCCGTCGCGCGCCGGGGGAGGCGCGCGGCGTAACCCGAAAATGGTGTTGATCTGGGTCTTCCGCGGAAATCCAGATCAACACCATTATTTTTTACGCCGCGTCACTGGGCCGGCGCGCGGCGGTCATTCCACGCCCCACAGCCAGCCACGGCCGTTGCAGGCGCGGCAGCGGGCCGGTCGCAGCACCGTGGTCAGCTCGCCGGGGGCCAGTGGGGTGCCGAGGACCGGGCCGACGATCGCCCGGGGGATGTCGACCAGGCCGTCGTCGCAGCCGGCCGTGCAGCGCACCGGCTGGCAGCCGTTCGGCGGTCGGGTGATGTCGTGATCATCCTGCAGGGCGCCCATGGTTCACGAGCCTACCCGTCCCCCACCACCTGTCTGTTTCACGCCCTTCAGGGGAAAAGTCCCGTGGCGGATCGGGCGTCCCCTCGGGCATGCTGGCGGACATGTGGCTGAACGTGAGACGCGCGCTGAGTCCCCGCCGGCTGTTCTTCGCGGCCCTCGCCGGCCTGCTCGGCGTCGGCCTGACGGTCGGCGGAGCGGTCGCCCTGGTGTCGCTCGCCGCCGGCGGACAGGTCTACTCGGCAAACGCCGTGCCGGTCCGGCCCGTGGCGATCGTGCTCGGCGCGCAGGTCAACCCGGACGGCCAGCCGTCGGACTTCCTGCGGGCCAGGCTGCAGCTGGCCCTGGACCTCTACCGCGCCGGCAAGGTCCGGGCGATCCTGGTGTCCGGGGACGACGGTCAGCCCGACTACAACGAGGTCGACCCGATGCGCGGCTGGCTCATCGACCGGGGCGTCCCGCAGACCAAGGTGAACGGCGACTACGCGGGCTTCGACACGTACCAGTCGTGTGTGCGGGCGAAGCGGATCTTCGGCGTGACGTCGGCGACGGTGGTGACCCAGAGCTTCCACGTCACCCGCGCGGTCGCGCTCTGCCGGCAGCAGGGCATCGACGCGGTCGGCGTCGGCGACGACTCGATGCGCAAGTGGCCGAAGCCGTGGTGGACCGGGGCGGTCCGCGACAAGGTGGCCTGCGTGAAGGCCGTGCTGGATATCGTCGGTCGGCCCGACCCGGAGTTTCTGGGCAAGCGGGAGACAGCGGTACAGGACTCCCTCCGGCTAGATTGAGTCGCATGGCCGGCTACCTGAGATTTCCGACGCTGCACGACGACACCCTGGTCTTCGTCTGTGAGGACGACCTGTGGACGGTCCCGGCCTCCGGCGGCCGGGCCGCCCGGCTCACCGCCGGGGTCGCGGAGGCCAGCCAGCCGCTGCTCTCCCCGGATGGCACGCTGATCGCGTTCGCCGGCAGCGACGAGGGTCCCGGCGAGGTGTCCGTGATGCCGGCGACCGGGGGCGAGGTGCGCCGCCTCACCCACCACGGCCTGCTCGTCGGCATCGCCGGCTGGGCCCCTGACGGCCGGATCGTCTACTCGTCCTCCGCCGACCTGCCGCACAACCGCCGCCAGCTGCGCACGGTGGCCGTGACCGGTGGGCTGTCGCGGGTGCTGCCGTTCGGCGGCCTGGCCCGCAGCATCGCGTACGGGCCGGGTGGGGCCGTCGTCCTCGGCCGCAACACCGCCGACCCGGCCATCTGGAAGCGGTACCGGGGCGGCACGGCCGGCGCACTGTGGATCGACCCGGATGGTGGCGGTGAGTTCCGCCGACTGGTCACGGTGGACGGCAACCTGGCGGCCCCGTGCTGGATCGGCGACCGGGTGTTCTTCCTGTCCGACCACGAGGGGATCGGCAACGTCTACTCGTGCGCGGCCTCCGGCGAGGACCTGCGCCGGCACACCGACCACGAGGACTTCTACGCCCGCAACCTGACCGGTGACGGCCGCCGGCTGACGTACCACCTCGGCGGGGACCTCTACGTTCTCGACGGCGGCGGGGAGACCCGACGGGTCGAGATCGAGCTGGGCAGCTCGCGGACCCAGCGGTCGCGCAAGTTCGTCAGCTCCTCCCGGCACCTGCACAGCGCGACCCTGAAGCCGGACGGCTCGGGCCTGGCCCTGACGGTGCGGGGCAAGGCCTTCTCCCTGGGCAACTGGGAGGGGCCGGTCCGCCAGCACGGCGAGCCCGACGGCGTGCGGTACCGGGAGCTGACCTGGCTGGCCGACGGGCACCGGCTCGTCGCGGCGGCTGCCGGGGACAGCGACCGCGAGGACCTGGTGGTGCTGTCGGCCGACGGCGGCTCCTCGAGCGTGATCGGTGAGGATCTGGGGCGG
Proteins encoded in this window:
- a CDS encoding MSMEG_4193 family putative phosphomutase, whose protein sequence is MPTVLLLRHGRSTANTAGILAGDLPVPLDELGERQVAAVAARLAALPLAAIVTSPVRRCRQTAEAVLAARDADGDKPLIDARFAEAGYGDWTGRPIGELTDDPMWRVVQRHPSAAVFPGGEAMAAMAARCVAGVRDWDAKIAAEHGPDALWVACSHADVIKAVTADALGLHLDQFQRIVVEPASLTVIRYTETRPFLLRVNDVGGDLSGLVPTDPVEATNSDAVVGGGAGRVTT
- a CDS encoding DUF3090 domain-containing protein, yielding MTHQVYAFEPPDRFVAGTVGVPGDRTFFLQARGGGRLVSVALEKMQVSLLADKLEELLDEVRLRFGVEAPAGQPTDNGPLDTPVDEEFRVGTLGLAWDTDSTTVVIEAVEASEAEPEEPEEGEPDATLDRLRVRISPAATRQFIDRARRLVAAGRPPCPLCGQPLDPAGHLCPRHNGYHRTS
- a CDS encoding SanA/YdcF family protein; the protein is MWLNVRRALSPRRLFFAALAGLLGVGLTVGGAVALVSLAAGGQVYSANAVPVRPVAIVLGAQVNPDGQPSDFLRARLQLALDLYRAGKVRAILVSGDDGQPDYNEVDPMRGWLIDRGVPQTKVNGDYAGFDTYQSCVRAKRIFGVTSATVVTQSFHVTRAVALCRQQGIDAVGVGDDSMRKWPKPWWTGAVRDKVACVKAVLDIVGRPDPEFLGKRETAVQDSLRLD
- a CDS encoding SCO1664 family protein, which encodes MNLDLDAALELLTHGELELEGRLVDASNATLRAFVTHAGVTARCVYKPVKGERPLWDFPDGTLAGREVAAYLVSEATGWGSVPPTVLRDGPYGPGSCQLWIEAVEPPLVDFAPELPAGWHAIASAEGGLLGHADDPGLARIAAYDGIVNNADRKGGHLLRDADQHVYGIDHGVCFHTEDKLRTVLWGWAGEPLPTEITGVLGHLKVALDRELGSALAAHLTRSEVDAVGSRIDRMLGAGKYPEPSDRWPPLPWPAL
- the mshC gene encoding cysteine--1-D-myo-inosityl 2-amino-2-deoxy-alpha-D-glucopyranoside ligase, with the protein product MESWLAPSLPTLPGSGRPVALYDSSTGAVRPTSPTGVAKMYVCGITPYDAAHLGHAATMISFDLINRLWRDAGHEVSYVSNVTDIDDPLLERATRDKQDWIVLGMLETALFREDMEALRILPPDHYVGAVESIPEIVTHIERLVASGAGYRLEDGTGDVYFDISKAPAFGYESRLDREAMLGFFAERGGDPDRAGKRDPLDALLWRGARDGEPSWDGHTLGAGRPGWHIECAVIALGLLGERIDVQGGGNDLLFPHHEMSSAHAECLTGAHPFAGHYTHAGMIGLDGEKMSKSKGNLVFVSKLRGTGVDPMAIRLALLADHYRTDRQWTDEVGKTGQLRLDRWREAAARPVALSGQALLATLRDRLTDDLDTPGALAAVDAWAEATLAGEGSDSAAPALVKAAVDTLLGIEL